The Brassica oleracea var. oleracea cultivar TO1000 chromosome C6, BOL, whole genome shotgun sequence genomic interval TAAAATGTCCTACATGTTTCACAATTTTATAGAAAATACTTATTGACAAAACAACAAATACCAAGCAATATCATATCAACACAAATAAATAATATGATATATCACAAAATAAAATTACTAAGCATATTTTGTAAAAGTAAAAATCATGTACATATTTGTGTTACATCACAATACTCGTGATACACGAAACAAAGAAAGAAAAGAAAAAACAAACCTTTTGAGATACAAGACATGGGAGAGTCCTTGCAACCCAAGAAACCATAAAACAGTATCAAAATTAATATGTAATCAAAATGATAATAGTAAAAAAACTTAACCACATTTTTTAAATACGATGATTAATGTTGAGTAACGATAGTAGATATGGTAAATATTTAGCTTCTCCAACTTCGACTCCGAGACAGAGGATCTTGAATTCCTCCGACAACCCAAGTTTCCTTAGCAATGTCTGAAGAGAGTTTGTAATAATCAGTATCGTATCTCATCAACACTAAGTCCATCTTCTCTTCCTCCACTAGTGATCTCAAATCCTTCTCATCTTTCTTCATACTCATCATCTCTTGATCCTCTGTTTCCTCTTCTTGTTGTTTCTCTCTGTTATCTTCCTCTGTTTCCTCTTCTTGATGCCTCTCTCTGTTTTTTTGCTCTGTTTTCGCTTGCATTCTCTCTTCTAACCAACTCTTCGCCGGAGCCGATCTACACCTCATCAGCAAAAGCGCGTTCGGCGGCGGAACCGCCGGTTCTGCGTCTGAGTTTTCAAGAACGCACTTGTTGTTGTTGTTGTCTTCATCCTTGTTACTCTGTTCCTCTTGTAACACCATAAACCATTTGGAGAAACCACTCTTCGGATCCTCCTCCTCTTCTTCTTCTTCTCCATCCTCATCATCATCTTCGTCCTCTTCGTCGTCGCTAGTGACATCAGCGTGTCTGAAATCACCAAAACACCTGAAATCGAATCTGATATTCCTCAGACAAGTCAAGAAACCCATCACATCTTTCTTCACTCCAAAAAACTTGCTCTGCGGTTTACTCCTCTGTATCCTCTCGATCTCCTCCATCACCGATCGCCAGTTCTTTCCTTTCCCGCCGCATTTACTCGGCCGGACTTTGATCTGACCGGCGCAGGTGACTTTAGGCGAAGTGGGCTCGTCTATCTCGTCACGGCCCCTATTCTTACTACTCGCTTGCTTAGCCCACAAAACAGGACTCCCATGTCCTCCTCCTCCTCCGCGGCCGGAGGGTTTGCTGTGCCGGCGACGGTGGTGGGGGCGGCGGGTGGTGGAGTCAGAGGGACGAGATGGGCTAGAAATGGGCTTGGGAGTAAGAGCTAAGTGGGTTCTTGGAGGGAAACAAACCAACAGATCTGCAGAGTAACCAGAAGAAGAAGAAGGTCCTCTGTTTCCATCTCTTCCTTTGATCATAGCTTTTGTTTTTCTTGGGGGTTTGGTTTTTTGATCGATCTCTCAACAATGGAAGTGGAAGGGTTCAGCTTTTTTATGTTTGGTTTTTATAAAATTCTTGTTCTTTTTTATAAACTTTTCTTTCTAGGCTTTGAAATTCCTGTGCTTACAGCTCTTACATGCTTTTTGCTTTTGATGGGAAAACATTGTTTTCATTTGAAACCCTATTTTATAGAAAGTGAAAATAGGTGGTGCAATATCAATATTTTTTTTTATAAATGTTGATTGTGAAAATAATAAATGCTGTGAAACTGGTTGATAAATATGGCAAGAAGATGTGATGGGGTTAAAGACTTCAAAGGAGTGAAGAGGGTTCATTACAACTTTATTCCATCATGTACAAGAAGCTTCTTGAACTGAACTGTTCACTTTCAGCATTCAATGGTCGTCACCATATTTTTCTTCATTCATTTGTTTATCATTTCACTTTGAGATTTATGCCAATGTTAGATTGATAGGGTTTGTAAATATACGATGGATTTAAGGACTTTAGTGTATCAAGTGTGATCATTATTTTGACAAAAATAAAGATTGGCATGTGAATGTGACAAGGGTGATGATGGGTTATAGTCGAATGCTCCGATAAACTAAAGTTGGAAATGTTATGTGGGCTTTACTTTTGTTAATACAATATAAAATCATCATATTATTATATGAATAGAAAAAAAGAAAGACAATGGTATAAAGAGGAAAAAGATTGGAAGGGCACGAGGCTTGTTTCTTTATCCAGTGGTACTCACAAGCTGTAAGGTCACATTTCACTTTGTTCTTGTCATCTTCAACCACAGACTCATCAAACCATCTCCCAGTTTAACTACCTTCTAACTATATCACTAAACTATAGCAACAACATTCCCTTTGTTGTTGTCAATATAGTTGAATACACATGAAATGGGTAAATAGGCATGCTCTTTTCCCTGCTCTCACTCTAGTTAACTTAAACTTACCAATGATGCTATAATTGCGTTCATGCCTTTGAAGTAGTACAGTTTATATTTGCTGGAATGATATATACATGCACTTGGACAAAATATCAAATAAATAGGAACTACCAGGCCCCAACAATCAAATAATTAAAAGAATGCAAAGAAAAGTTTGGTATGTGTTATCATGATAAGTTGCATCAACATAGAGGTAGGCCTTTAGCACTAGGGAAAAACACTTTTATTTAATCGTTAAGTAGCAATCCCTTGAAAAAAAAATTATGTAAAGGATAATATTGTTTTTATATTAATTTCTAAAAAAATCAAGTAGATGAAGATAGAGTTTGATTTAGTTGTACTCCTGAGAGCGACAATATTGAGAGATCATGTGGGTAGGGCTTTGGCACTAACAGCCCCATTCGAAAGAAGTTAAGCAGTTCATTTTACTCTTTCACAAGCTGAAGTCTTTTTTTTTCTCAAATCACACTGAAACATATTTCAAAATAGATATATTTAGGTCGTAAAAGCTCTTAACTGAGACAAACTTCATGATAAATGTGACAAAATGAAGCCTGTTTCATATGCAAATTAATTGTATTGCTCAACTCTTTTAACATGAAATAAAAGTTTGGGACTGAAGCATCATTGACACCTATAAGGTATTGTTGATTCACTCTAATCAAAAATTTTATATGTGAGATATATTCTGTGCTAGTACGTAGTAGTCTTTGTAGCACATATATTTTTCATTTAAATGTATGCTAGGTGCTAGGACCACATTTTTGTTTTATAATAGGGGATTAACTTATGGTTTAGCGAAACTAACAACGTAATCTCTTTCGATCTGCACTCTATCGCCCTTTGCAGATTTATATAATATTGTCTAGAAATTGCACTAGAACTAATCAAATAACAATCCGTTGGATCATGATAGTGATGATACCACCCAATGCCTAAAAAAACGATTACTATATTAAAGAATGTGTTCGTAAGACGGAGTGAATATAGCTTACTCTCTCTCCTCCATTACGCTCTCGCCTCTCTCCTCAATTTACTAAATCGCTCACGTCCGCTCCGGCGTCCGGCGGCGCGTCCGCGTGCGCGTACCGGCGCCGGAGGCTTACCTTTTAGGCTTGTCTTGCTTCTCCTTCGCTATTGCTTCTTATTCTCTGTGACTCCGTCGATATACTCACGGATCTAGGTTTCGGGTTTAGCTCAGGAAAGTTCTCCGCTCGAGAGGAGAGACGATTCTGGGGGCGACTTGGCCTTCTGGCTTCGTGGTGAGACGGTTGTTCAGTGGTTCGAGGTGATGGTCGGCTTTTGGGTTCAGGAGTAGATCTATTTTCATATTAGGGTCTCTCTGGTTTTCGCTACACGGGTGGGGGTTGTTTTGCTTGTAGATCCTGTCGATTAGGTCGGAGGATCTCTTTCGGCTTCGATTGGAGGTAAGGTGACTCTGTTGTGTGGAGTCTCGGTTCCTTGCGGTGTCGTCGTGAGTCGGACTCTTCTTCATTGGCGTCTGGTGAGCTCCGGTGGGTTCTTCTACCACGGTGACGAGCCCTGAGTCTTGTATGCAGGCGGTAGATGGTACATGGCTCATCTCTGGCTTGCGTAAGCTCGGTTAGTTCCTGTGAAAGGTGTCGTCTATGGCTCCTGGATGGTTGCTACCTATGCTTCCTCATTTCGAAACTCCTCTACACGGCCCTTGTCTGTGTTCTCCGAGTGAAGGCTTCGGCTTTCCTTATGGAGAATTGCCTTGTGTTTCAAGTGTTGGTAGTCTCTGTTTGGCAACGGAGATGGTTTTCTTTCAGCTTAGAGAGTTG includes:
- the LOC106296993 gene encoding uncharacterized protein LOC106296993 — its product is MIKGRDGNRGPSSSSGYSADLLVCFPPRTHLALTPKPISSPSRPSDSTTRRPHHRRRHSKPSGRGGGGGHGSPVLWAKQASSKNRGRDEIDEPTSPKVTCAGQIKVRPSKCGGKGKNWRSVMEEIERIQRSKPQSKFFGVKKDVMGFLTCLRNIRFDFRCFGDFRHADVTSDDEEDEDDDEDGEEEEEEEDPKSGFSKWFMVLQEEQSNKDEDNNNNKCVLENSDAEPAVPPPNALLLMRCRSAPAKSWLEERMQAKTEQKNRERHQEEETEEDNREKQQEEETEDQEMMSMKKDEKDLRSLVEEEKMDLVLMRYDTDYYKLSSDIAKETWVVGGIQDPLSRSRSWRS